Proteins found in one Kluyveromyces marxianus DMKU3-1042 DNA, complete genome, chromosome 2 genomic segment:
- the STE5 gene encoding Ste5p translates to MNSQEILFQLTNVGSTPVSSKNDTMTTPTSGSNTSSPRRWTELFSKKRAKTPSISTPSTSSSAVSSLHDGSPVRPGSKQSFRHFNIDSALQYPPVMQSPESYHSAGNGNGSGHGNVQVGKKPHRRGGNKSWKNEKCCICRDLCSFKGSTERVIILQCNHMCHEDCLMVSLNPVSKTFDLYDALPKCQMCSMLCVPSQEDMKQRLRNQLLTVNSSSSDQLSSAIPQVQSQLKPHNSPENTRTGIGPLAPPPPPLSMRNAVKTTPTNRDIRLSFASSLKPPVFVTPSVRDSWRLPRASSIKRRSNNYRGSTISALSSITSSSSLYNDSQLVCSLHIQRQYFMQAFLTSFEEIKPWEIDSRYGLLRLIDNFLISLDDQGFKQCCCYLFSEYLLLCQPSSKASSNVLQFSSYRFLQLNSPANIELIDATTLELKAKTGERVRIKPFNSDTKSLEKWITAFFDPTLTFGNLDFTSIPLPDFVSAMPSADDSRTIIVRRQNTINETIVTAGPRDSTLFTSISSILSIKRSTPRELNVILQVDRRKLKSENLITIKNVLSALTWKYHDFNCCIVGVDGLIVKIGGAREILDSWAEISDAGTQPFSPALLYKTWYKERGKVCNNAGVLVISNASMETGKTCLFHDYRMFANVGKRHVNELKIKVGFLNVDYTSKIKELVEIQDWNELLEAVSYSFNINFDDDDDDDDDEGDSDTSDSFSVGSSEFNKSLNSDNERLVRPPSPTSFEDIEADSHSQFDDDSELQHSIIYDYL, encoded by the coding sequence ATGAACTCCCAGGAGATTCTTTTCCAGCTCACAAACGTCGGATCTACACCGGTTTCTTCTAAAAACGACACTATGACAACACCAACATCAGGCTCTAATACCTCATCACCAAGACGATGGACAGAACTCTTCTCTAAAAAAAGAGCGAAAACACCATCGATAAGCACGCCATCTacatcatcttctgctgtGTCATCATTGCACGATGGTTCGCCGGTTCGCCCGGGATCTAAGCAGAGTTTTAGGCATTTTAACATAGATTCTGCGCTTCAATATCCTCCTGTAATGCAGTCTCCCGAAAGCTATCATTCTGCTGGTAATGGGAACGGTAGCGGCCATGGGAATGTTCAGGTTGGCAAGAAACCTCATCGGAGAGGTGGAAATAAGTCGTGGAAGAACGAGAAGTGCTGCATCTGTCGTGATCTGTGTTCTTTTAAGGGCTCTACTGAAAGAGTCATCATTCTTCAATGTAATCATATGTGTCACGAGGACTGCTTGATGGTTAGTTTGAACCCCGTTAGCAAAACTTTCGATTTATATGATGCGCTTCCGAAATGTCAGATGTGCAGTATGCTGTGTGTGCCCTCGCAAGAGGATATGAAACAAAGATTGCGCAACCAATTATTAACTGTGAATAGCAGCAGTTCTGATCAGCTGTCGTCAGCAATACCCCAGGTACAGTCCCAGTTAAAACCACACAATTCTCCCGAAAATACTCGAACTGGAATCGGACCGCTAGCTCCACCTCCACCTCCATTGAGCATGAGGAATGCTGTGAAAACGACTCCGACGAACCGCGATATTAGACTATCTTTCGCTTCCTCTTTGAAACCACCAGTCTTCGTCACACCGTCAGTTAGAGACTCGTGGAGACTCCCACGAGCAAGCAGCATAAAGAGAAGATCCAACAATTATAGAGGTAGTACCATTTCAGCACTTTCATCCATCacctcctcctcttctttataTAACGACTCGCAACTTGTGTGCTCTTTGCATATACAAAGGCAATATTTCATGCAAGCCTTCCTTACCAGCTTCGAAGAGATAAAACCATGGGAAATTGACTCCCGATACGGACTCCTGCGGCTAATCGACAATTTTCTCATATCACTGGATGATCAGGGCTTTAAGCAATGCTGTTGTTATCTTTTCTCAGAATATCTTCTATTGTGTCAACCGTCATCTAAAGCGTCTTCGAACGTTCTGCAATTCTCATCCTACCGTTTCTTACAATTGAACAGCCCGGCTAATATAGAATTAATTGATGCGACAACGCTTGAATTAAAGGCAAAAACTGGAGAAAGGGTACGTATCAAGCCCTTTAATTCAGATACCAAATCATTGGAGAAATGGATCACCGCTTTCTTCGATCCAACTTTAACCTTCGGAAACCTTGATTTTACCTCTATCCCGCTTCctgattttgtttctgctATGCCTAGCGCCGACGATTCTCGGACTATCATTGTTAGGAGGCAGAATACTATAAACGAGACTATCGTAACTGCAGGTCCCAGAGATTCAACTCTATTCACCTCAATCTCCTCCATTTTATCTATCAAAAGATCTACGCCAAGAGAACTGAACGTCATTTTGCAGGTGGATAGAAGAAAGTTGAAGAGTGAAAACCTAATCACAATCAAAAACGTATTATCAGCTCTAACTTGGAAATACCATGATTTTAACTGTTGTATAGTTGGTGTCGATGGTCTTATCGTTAAAATTGGAGGGGCTCGAGAAATTCTTGATTCTTGGGCTGAAATAAGTGACGCCGGAACCCAGCCATTTTCACCAGCCTTATTGTACAAGACATGGtacaaagaaagaggaaaggTTTGTAACAATGCTGGAGTTCTCGTTATCTCTAATGCGTCTATGGAGACTGGAAAAACCTGCCTATTTCATGATTATAGGATGTTTGCAAATGTTGGGAAACGACATGTTAATGAGCTGAAGATCAAGGTTGGATTCCTGAACGTCGATTATACTAGCAAGATAAAAGAACTTGTTGAAATACAGGATTGGAATGAGCTACTAGAAGCAGTATCGTATAGTTTTAACATCAACtttgatgacgatgatgacgatgacgatgatgaagggGATAGCGATACTAGCGACTCTTTTAGTGTCGGCTCTAGCGAATTTAACAAAAGTTTGAATTCTGATAACGAGCGTCTGGTACGACCTCCTTCACCGACCTCCtttgaagatattgaagCTGACTCTCATTCCCaatttgatgatgattctgaGTTACAACATTCCATTATTTACGATTATTTATAG